The Salvelinus namaycush isolate Seneca chromosome 37, SaNama_1.0, whole genome shotgun sequence sequence CCTGGCTGTTGCAGGATCTCCAGTGTGTAAGTGTACTTAGATACAGGGACTACAGTAGTACACCCACCCTAAATTACATCatctagcatcgaatagtccccgcgatatgcaactgttcagggaagtcaggaaccaatacacgcagtcagtcaggaaagcaaaggccagctttttcaagcagaaatttgcatcctgtagctctaactccaaaaagttctgggacactgtaaagtccatggagaacaagagcacctcctcccagctgcccactgcactgaggctaggtaacacggtcaccaccgataaatccgtgataatcgaagacttcaacaagcatttctcaacggctggccatgccttcctcctggctactccaaccttggccaacagctccgccccccccgctgctactcgcccaagcctccccagcttctcctttacccaaatccagatagcagatgttctgaaagagctgcaaaacctggacccatacaaatcagctgggcttgacaatctggaccctctatttctgaaactgtccgccgccattgtcgcaccccctattaccagcctgttcaacctctccttcgtatcatctgagatccccaaggattggaaagctgccgcggtcatccccctcttcaaagggggagacaccctggacccaaactgttacagacctatatccatcctgccctgcctatctaaggtcttcgaaagccaagtcacaaacagatcactgaccatctcgaatcccactgtaccttctccgctgtgcaatccggtttccgagccggtcacgggtgcacctcagccacgctcaaggtactaaacgatatcataaccgccatcgataaaagacagtactgtgcagccgtcttcatcgacctggccaaggctttcgactctgtcaatcaccatattcttatcggcagactcagtagcctcggtttttctaatgactgccttgcctggttcaccaactacttcgcagacagagttcagtgtgtcaaatcggagggcatgttgtccggtcctctggcaggggagtatgggggtaccacagggttcaattctcgggccgactcttttctctgtatatatcaatgatgttgttcttgctgcgggcgattccctgatccacctctacgcagacgacaccattctgtatatttctggcccttccttggacactgtgctatctaacctccaaacgagcttcaatgccatacaacactccttccgtggcctccaactgctcttaaacgctagtaaaaccaaatgcatgcttttcaaccggtcgctgcctgcacccgcacgcccgactagcatcaccaccctggatggttccgacctagaatatgtggacatctataagtacctaggtgtctggctagactgcaaactctccttccagactcatatcaaacatctccaatccaaaatcaaatctagagtcggctttctatttcgcaacaaagcctccttcactcacgccgccaaacttaccctactaaaactgactatcctaccgatcctcgacttcggcgatgtcatctacaaaatagcttccaatactctactcagcaaactggatgcagtttatcacagtgccatccgttttgttactaaagcaccttatacgacccaccactgcgacctgtatgccctagtcggctggccctcgctacatgttcgtcgtcagacccactggctccaggtcatctacaaggctatgctaggtaaagcgccgccttatctcagttcactggtcacgatggcaacacccacccgtagcacgcgctccagcaggtatatctcactgatcatccctaaagccaaaacctcatttggccgcctttccttccagttctctgctgcctgcgactggaacgaattgcaaaaatctctgaagttggagacttttatctccctcaacaactttaaacatctgctatctgagcagctaaccgatcgctgcagctgtacatagtccatcggtatatagcccacccaatttacctacctcatccccatactgtttttatttatttacttttctgctcttttgcacaccagtatctctacttgcacatgatcatctgatgatttatcaccccagtgttaatctgctaaattgtaattatttgctcctatggcctatttattgcctacctcatgccttttgcacacattgtatatagattctctttttttttcttttttttctcctactatgttattgacttgtttattgtttactccatgtgtaactctgtgttgttgtctgttcacactgctatgctttatcttggccaggtcgcagttgcaaatgagaacttgttctcaactagcctacctggttaaataaaggtgaaattaaaaaaaagaaaaagaaaataaaatctctctccccctcctcagtGTGTCAATATCTGCAGCCATGCCGTCTGAGTTGGAGAGTTCCATGGAGTCCCTGATCATGGTGTTCCATCGCTATGCTGAAAAGGATGGTGACGGCAACACACTGAGCAAGAAGGAGCTCAAAGAGCTGATGCAGACAGAACTGGCCAGCTTCCTGAAGGTAACACagacatccctctctctctctctcttttatgtccctctacactttctctctctttctcatctcacgctctttccctctcattctgatttctctctctcactttattAGAATAAAGAGTATCCAAAGTAAATCTAccctctcccctcccatctctctcttactcactctcttcatctcctccatctctccttccctctcagtCCCAGAAGGACCCAG is a genomic window containing:
- the LOC120031236 gene encoding protein S100-A1-like, with protein sequence MPSELESSMESLIMVFHRYAEKDGDGNTLSKKELKELMQTELASFLKSQKDPAAIDTIMKDLDQNGDGKVNFEEFVSLVVGLSIACEQIYQLYTQKVAAKK